A window of Roseateles sp. XES5 genomic DNA:
CGGACCTGTCGCGCTCCGTCACCGGCGAGACGCACCATGCCGACAGCGGCTACCATGTCATCGGCATGAAGGCCGTGGACGCGCCGGACATTTCCGTCATCAAGGACTGATACCCCAAGGACCCTGCCTTGCTCATCTACATGATCCGCCACGGCCAGACCGCGTGGAATGCAGAGGGCAGACTGCAAGGCCAGAAGGACATTCCGCTCAACGATACCGGTCGCCGCCAGGCGGCCGGCAATGGCGACGCCCTCAAGGGCATTCTCGGCGCGACCGTCTCCGATTTCGACTTCGTGGCAAGCCCGCTCGGGCGCACGCGCGAGACTATGGAAATCCTGCGCCGCGCCATGGGCCTCGACCCCCTCGCCTACCGCACCGATCCGCGCCTCGTCGAACTCTCCTTCGGCGACTGGGAAGGCCATACGCTGGCCGAGCTGAAGGCCCTTGCGCCGGAACGGGTGGACGAGCGCTCCCATGCGAAATGGAACTTCATTCCACCCGGCGATGCGGCGGAAAGCTACGAGATCCTCTCCTGGCGCATCGGATCCTTCCTCGGCGACGTGTCGCGGCCGACCGTCTGCGTCAGCCACGGCGGCGTCTTCCGCGCGGCCTTCCGGCTTCATGGCATGGATGAGGAAGAAGCGGCCAACACGCCCATCCATCAGGACCGCATCCTGCGGATCGACGGCACGGGGATGCACTGGCTGTGAGACCGTGGCGGGAGCCTATCGGCCCTGCCGGGCAGAGGGGCTCTCCCGGCGCATTCGGTCTTACTGAAGAACTTCGAGATCGTTGATGACGCGCTTGCCGTCGACTTCGGTGTAGAACACCAGAACCTTCACGCCCGGCTCCAAGCCGTCGAAATTGAACTCTTCCGGCGCCTGGTACTTCTTGCCGTCATCGAGCGACAGGCTGAGGTTCGTCGTGTCCACATTGGTGATCACGGCCTCGACATCGGCGCTTTCGGCGGAGGCGGCGAGCGGTGAAAGGAAAACGGCCGTGGCCATCAGCGCGGCGATCAGCAGTCGCATCATACGAACCCCTGGAAATGAATCAGTCTTTTTGCTGGTCACGTCAGATGCCCCCCAAATATGGCGAAATTCGCCCGCGTTGCCGTCGTGGATGCAATGGATGGCGGGAAAGCACCGGTGAATCAAGGCGCGCCGCCGCGTCATCCCCCGGATTGTCGGACAATTGAAAGCCGATCCTGTCCGCAAGCAACCCTATCCGCACCGGCCCAGCGGGCGGAAATGCAAGTATTTCAGTTGCTTATAAATGCAATTTTAAGGAAGCCTCCCTTACGGTTTCGTCACAACCGAGGACACCCTTCTTGTCAGTGACAGACGCCATCAGCCGCCATCTGGCGTCCATCGCAGAGTGGGCGCGGCCGTCACTCATCCCGGCGGCCATTGCCGGTTGCGTCATCCTGACGGGCAGCATCCTCTACGAGCGGCAGAACGAGGTCGTCTATCGCAACGAATTGCAGACCCACGTTTCGGGCGATCTCGCGCTGGTCGGCGCGCGCCTCCAGAGCGAGGTGAACAGCAACGTGGCGGCGCTGCGCAGCGTCGCCAACATGTTCGCCGTTGCGCCCGAACAGGCGACGCTGCAGTTCAACGTCTTCGCCCGCAAGCTGATGCTGCAGAACACCCATTTCCGCCGCGTCGGCGTCGCGCCCGCCGGAAAGGTGACGCAGGCCTTCCCGCTCGACGGCAACCAGCACTATCTCGGCACCGACTTCAACCGCTTCCCCTCCTTCCGGAGCGCCGCGCAGGCGGACCGTTCGCGCGGACGACCGCTGATGTTCGGCCCGGTCGAATTCGCCAAGGGCGGACGCGGCTTCAACCTCTTCATGCCGGTCTTCACCAATGTCGACGCACGGTATTATTTCTGGGGTTACATCGACGGGCTGATCGACGCGCGCAAGCTCTTCACCGATGCCGGCCTGATCGACCCCGACCACCATGCGCGGCCCGGCATGACGCAGCACGAAGCCGACATCGAATTAGCCATCCGCGATGTCAGCGTTCCCGACAACATCGTCGACCCGTTCTTCGGCAGGGCCGAGATCTTCGAGAACGAACCGGTCGTACAGGTGCTCGACTTTCCCGGCGGACGCTGGGAACTGGCGGCGGTGCCGTCCAGGGGCTGGCATCACCCGCCGGAGAACCGCGCGCAGATCCGCCTGATGATCGCCATCGCCGCGCTCGTCATCATCGTTCCGATCTTCCTGACCGGCAGCCTCGTCAGCGAGCGCCAGCGCAACATCGCCCGGCTGAAGGCGCGCGAGCGGCAGGTCAAGTCGCTCTCCCAGCGCCTCGACATCGCGCTCGACGCCTCCAAGATCGGCATCTGGGAAATCGAGCTTGCGACGGGCGCGCGCAACTGGGATCCGCAGATGCACCGCCTGCACGGCTTTGCGGAAAACCAGACACCGAACGACATGGAATGGCGCTCCGTGCTCCATCCCGACGACGTCGCCATCGCCAAGGCCGAAATGGACATGATCCGCGCCGGCGGCAACGACTACAAGTCGCAGTACCGCATCCTCATGCCCGACGGCAGCTGGCACTATATCCGCAATGTCGGCTCGCGCCTCATCGGCCCGAACGGCGAGGAAAAGCTGACCGGCATCAGCTGGGACGTCACCGAGGACGTGCTGCTCAACCAGGCGCTCAAGAGCGCAAAGGAACACGCGGAAGTTCAGAACACCGCGCTTGCCAAGCTCACCCGCCGCCTCGACCTCGCGCTCGATTCCTACCAGTGCGGTCTCTGGGAGGCCGACCTTGCGGACGGCGTGACGCTGTGGGACGAGCGCATGCACCAGCTCTACGGCCTTGCCTATACGGACGGCATCGTCTCGCACGAGGCCTGGCTCGACGTCATCCATCCCGATGACCGCGAGGCGACGCTGGAAAACGTCAATCACTGCATCGCGCATGATCTGCCCTATGTGCAGGAGGCGCGCATCGTGCTGCCGGGCGGCGCCGTCCGGCATGTGCGCTCGGTCGGCAAGATCCACCACGGCCAAGACGGCAGCCGCAAGCTGATCGGGATCGCCTTCGACGTCACCGAGGACGTGATCCTCAAGGAAAACCTGAAGGCCGCCAAGGAACAGGCCGACGCCAAGAATGTCGAACTGGAACAGGCCAAGACGCGCATCGAGCACAATGCGCTGCACGATCCGCTGACGGGGCTCGGCAACCGCCGCAAGCTCGACGACGAGCTGACGGGCATCGCCGAACTCAGCGAGATGATGGATGTGCACGTCGGCATCCTGCATATCGACCTCGACCGCTTCAAGCAGATCAACGACTCCCTGGGCCACCCCGCCGGCGACGAGCTGCTCGTGCATGCATCGCAGGTGCTGCGCGCCTCCACCCGCAAGGGCGACCTCATCGCCCGCATCGGCGGCGACGAATTCGTCGTGGTGGTGACCAACACGACCGACCAGGACTATCTGAGCGTGCTCGCCCGCCGCATCATCACGCTGATGCAGCAGCCGGTCGACTACGAGGGGCATCTGTGCCGCTTCGGCGTCAGCATCGGCATTGCGCTCGCCGAAGGGCGCACGATCGACACGGGCAAGCTGCTGGTGAATGCCGATATCGCGCTCTACCGCGCCAAGCAGCTCGGACGCAACCGGCACGAATTCTTCACCGAGGTGCTGCAGGCCGAGATCGTCTCGAACAAGCGCATCGCCGACGACATCCTCGCCGGCATCGAGAACAACGAATTCGTGCCCTATTACCAGCCGCAGATCGACGCCGGCACGCTGAAGCTCGCCGGCGCCGAGGCGCTGATCCGCTGGAACCATCCGCGCGACGGCCTGCTGACGCCCGACCGGTTCCTCAAGATCGCCGAAGATCTCAACGTCATGGCGACGCTCGACCGGATCGTCCTGGAAAAGGCGCTGCTCGACTGCGCCCGCTGGGCGGCGCAGGGATTGGTCATGCCGAAGATCTCGGTCAACGTCTCCGCCCGCCGGCTGCGCGACGAGAGCCTGATCGAAAGCCTCACCGGCCTTTCCATCCAGCCCGGCCAGATTTCCTTCGAACTGGTGGAATCGATCTTCCTCGACGAGAGCGACGACGTGGTTCTCAGCAATCTGGAACGCATCAAGGCGCTCGGCATCGACATCGAGATCGACGATTTCGGCACCGGCCACACCTCCATCGTCAGCCTGCTGAAGCTCAAGCCCAAGCGCCTGAAGATCGACCGCCAGCTCGTCGCCCCCATCCTGTCCTCGCACAACGAGCAGGCGCTGGTGCGTTCGATCATCGAGATCGGCCGCTCGCTCGGCATCGAGATCGTCGCCGAGGGCGTCGAGACGATGGAGCATGCCGACATGCTGAACCGCCTCGGCTGCGACCTGCTGCAGGGCTATGCCTTCGCCAAGCCACTCTCGCGCGAGGCGTTCCTCGCCTTCGGCAGCGAGATGCGCTGGAAGCTGGCGTCGTAGGCCTTCCGTGCCGCCCGCGAGAGAAATGGCGGCCACCGGATGCGGGGCAATCACCAATAGCGCGACGCCAGGGTCGCGAAACCCTTGTCCCTCCCCCGCCTTTTCCACTAAGAGGGAACGCACTTTCTTTCGGGTCCGGTTCCGCTCATGTCGCACAATACCTTCGGTCATCTTTTCCGCGTCACCACCTGGGGCGAAAGCCACGGGCCGGCGCTCGGCTGCGTGGTGGATGGCTGCCCGCCCGGCATCCGCTTCACGCTCGCCGAACTCCAGGCCTGGCTCGACAAGCGCAAGCCCGGCCAGTCGCGCTTCGTGACGCAGCGCCGCGAGGACGACCTCGTCAAGGTTCTCTCCGGCGTGATGCTGGACGAGGACGGCGAGACGATGATCACCACCGGCACGCCCGTCTCCATGCTGATCGAGAACACCGACCAGCGCTCCAAGGATTACGGCGAGATTGCCCGCCGCTACCGCCCCGGCCATGCCGACTATGCCTATGACGTGAAATACGGCATCCGCGACTATCGCGGCGGCGGCCGCTCCTCCGCCCGCGAGACCGCCGCGCGCGTCGCCGCCGGCGGCCTTGCGCGCAAGGTCGTGCCGGGCCTTACCGTGCGCGCCGCGCTGGTGCAGATCGGCAAGCACAAGATCGACCGCCGCAACTGGGACTGGAACGAGGTGAACAACAACCCGTTCTTCGCACCGGACCCGGCCATCGTTCCCGTCTGGGAAGAGTATCTCGACAGCATCCGCAAGGCGGGCTCCTCCATCGGCGCCGTCGTGGAAGTCGTCGCCGAGGGCGTGCCGGCCGGTATCGGCGCGCCGATCTACGGCAAGCTCGACCAGGACATCGCCTCGCTGCTGATGTCGATCAACGCCGTCAAGGGCGTCGAGATCGGCGAAGGCTTTGCCTCGGCCGAACTTACCGGCGAGGAGAATGCCGACGAGATGCGCATGGGCAATGACGGCAACCCGATCTTCCTGTCCAATCATGCCGGCGGCATCCTCGGCGGCATTTCGACGGGCCAGCCGGTCGTCGCGCGCTTCGCCATCAAGCCCACCTCCTCCATCCTCACCGAGCGCCGCTCCATCGATGCCGACGGCAACAATGTCGACGTGCGCACCAAGGGCCGGCACGATCCCTGCGTCGGCATCCGCGCCGTGCCCATCGGCGAGGCGATGGTTGCCTGCGCCATTGCCGATCATTACCTGCGCGACCGCGGCCAGACCGGCCGCCTGAAATAGGAGCCTGCCATGAGCTACGACCAGAAGCGTGTCGTCGACGCCATCCGCGCCTTCGAGGCCGGCGAGATCGTCGTCGTCATGGATGACGACGGCCGCGAGAACGAGGGCGACCTGATCGTCGCCGCCGTGCATTGCACGCCGGAAAAGATGGCCTTCATCGTGCGCCACACCTCCGGCATCGTCTGCACGCCCATGCCGCGCGAGGAGGCCCGGCGCCTCAACCTCAACGCCATGGTGGCCGAAAACGATTCGGCCCACACCACCGCCTTCACCGTCTCCGTCGACTTCAAGCACGGCACGACGACGGGCATTTCTGCCGACGACCGCACGTTGACCGTGCGCAATCTCGCCAATCCGAATGTCGGCCCTACGGATTTCGTGCGGCCCGGCCATATCTTCCCGCTGGTCGCCCGCGAGGGCGGCGTGCTGATGCGCTCCGGCCATACGGAAGCCGCCGTCGACCTCTGCAGGCTGGCGAGCCTGCCGCCGATCGGCGTGATCAGCGAACTCGTCAACGACGACGGCACCGTCATGCGCGGCCCGCAGGTCGCCGCCTTTGCCGAGAAGAACGGCCTCAAGCAGGTGTCCGTCGCCGATCTCATCGCCTATCGCCAGCGCAAGGAAACCCTGATCGAACAGGTCGGCAGCTTCGACATCGAGACGCCCTACGGCAAGGCCAAGGCCTTGACCTACACCCTGCCCTGGGATCCGATGCAGCACCTCGCCGTGGTCTTCGGCGATATCCGGGACGGCGTCGACATTCCGGTGCGCCTGCATCTCGAAAATGTCGGCGGCGACGTCTTCGGCGCCGGGCGGCAGATCGACGGCATCATGAAGCGCATCGCCGAGCAGGGCCGCGGCGTCATCGTGTATCTGCGCGAGGGTTCGGTCGGCGTCGGCCAGTCCACCACCGCCCGCAAGGCCATGCACGAGCGCGAAGGCCATGACGAGGCGCAGGCCCGCGAAAGCGAATGGCTGGAAATCGGCCTCGGCGCGCAGATCCTCAAGGATCTCGGCGTCACCTCGATCCGCCTGATGGCCTCGCGCGAGCGCCACTATGTCGGTCTCGAGGGCTTCGGCATAGAGATCAGCGCCACGGACCTCTGCTGACAGCGAATATCCCGCGCCGCAGAAACGTCTGGAGGACGCGGGGTTTTATCGGGGGGCATGACGGCATGTGGGATTTCAGCATCGGCAGGACCATCGGCATCCTCGCCCGGACCATGCCCTTCATCCTTCTGCGCATGGTGATCTACTTCGTCATCACGCTCGCCTTCATCCTCGCCACGGGCGCCGGGGCCGGCATCGGCTACGGCGTCGGCTCGCTCTCCGACAGCCCGGAATCCTTCGCCGTCTGGGGCGGCATCTTCGGCATGGGCTTCGTGGGCGTCGCCGTCTACTGGGCGCGCGAATGGCTGCTCTACATGGTCAAGGCCGCCCATATCGCCGTCATCGTCAAGCTGATCGACGGCGAGGCGCTGCCGGACGGCAAGGGACAGGTCGCCTATGGCCGCGAGGTCGTTGCCGCGCGCTTCGGCGAAGCGAACGTGCTTTTCGCGCTCGACCAGCTCATCAAGGGCGTCATCGCCGCGATCACCGGGCTGATCGGCGGCATCGCCGCCTTCCTGCCCATTCCCGGCCTCGACGGCATCGCGCGCTTCGCCAACACCGTCATCCGCCTGTCGCTGACCTATGTCGACGAGATCGTGCTCGGCTACAACATCCGCACCGGCAGCGACAATGCCTTCGAAAGCGCGCGCCACGGCCTCGTGCTCTATGCGCAGAACGGGCTGAAGATGGTGAAGAACGCCGTCTGGCTCGCCGTCTTCCTGTGGATCCTGTCCATCGCGGTCTTCCTGCTGGCGCTCGCACCGGCCGCCGCCATCCTCTACGCCTTCCCCGGCGAGACCGCGGCCTTCAGCTTCGTCGTCGCCATCGTCTTCGCCTGGGCCTTCCGCGCCGCCGTGCTGGAGCCCTTCGCCATCGCCGCCCTGATGGCGGTCTATTTCGAGACGATCCGCGGCCAGACGCCCGATCCCGAATGGGATGCGAAACTGATGGGCGCCTCTGAGAAGTTCCGCGCCCTGACGCAAGAGGCCAAGTCCGCCTTCGGCGGCAGGCCCGTCACGGCCTGACAAGGGGGCTGGAGCATTTCCGGTGAAAGCCGGTTCACCGGAAATGCTCCAGCTTTTGTCTCTACCGCATTATCCGACGCCGAAGCGATCCCGCTCCGGCTGGAAATGCTCTAACCCTCGTCCCCGCGCCAGCCGTCGAGATAGCGAACCGTGTCCACGCCGGTGAATTTCGCCAGCCGCGCCAGTTCGGCCTCCAGCCGCTCCAGCCGGCCCGAGGAGACGCGGGTCTTCGGCTCCCACCACAGCCGCTTGACGTCGAGCGTGCCGGCCTTGCGGTCGGCCTTCATGTCGATGCGGCCGACGAGCCGGTCGCCTTCGAGCAGCGGGAAGACGTAGTAGCCGTATTGCCGCTTCGGCTCCGGCACGAAGACCTCGATGCGATAGAAATAGCCGAACAGCCGTTCCGTGCGATTGCGGTCGCGAATCAGCGGATCGAAGGGCGAGAGCACGCGCAGGCGCGCGGGTGGCTCGGGGATGTCGCCGAGATTGTCCGGAAAATCGGCATAGGCATGGGAGGCGCGCGGCTTGCCGTCCATCGTCTCGATGGTGACGGGGCGCAGCTCATCGCGATGCGCCTCCACCCAGGCCTTCGCCTCGTCCGGCGAGATCAGGTCCCAGAAGGCGGCGATCTCGCCATGGGTGGCAAAGCCCAGCCGGTCCAGCGCGCTGCGGCAGGCCCAGTCGACAAAGGCGTCGTGCTCCACATCCGGCGCATGGTGATGCGGTGGCAGCACGCGGTCGACGAGGTCATAGACCTTCTGGAAATTCTCGCGCCGGGCGATGGCGACCTTGCCGGTGCGCCAGAGATATTCCAGCGCCGTCTTGTTCGGATGCCAGTTCCACCAGCCGCCGGACTTGTGGTCGTCCGCCTTCAGATCGCGCGAGAGCACCGCGCCGCCGGAGACGATGCGCTGGTAGGTCTCCTCGAAGGCGCTCTCGAAACCCGGCTCGCGCCATTTGCGCCAGCGCTCGATGATGCTGGCGTCCTCGCGGCGGAAGCGGTGCTTCCAGTAGCGGAAGAAGGCGCTCGGGATGATCGAGGCGTCGTGCGTCCAGTTCTCGAAGAGCTCGCCGTCCTTCTCCAGAAGCTCCGACAGATGCTCGCGGCGGTAGGTCTGGTTGCGCGAGAAGAGGATCTGGTGATGCGCGCGCTCCACCGTGGCGATGCTGTCCACCTGCACGAAGCCGATGTCGTGGATGAGTTGCAGCAGCCCCTCCTTGCCGAGAAGGCGGCCGGGCGGCGCGCTGAGGCCCTGGCGGGCGAGGAAGATGCGCCGGGCTTCGGCGTTGGAAAGAAGAATCGTCATGCCGGATGATAGGCATATATTCTTGGTTTGTTCCATCCATCTTGTGCCGGGAATCCGCTTTGCAATGCAACTCTCCTGCGGTTTCCTTTGAGACGCACCGTGTTATAGGTCGCAGCGACTTTCTGAAACGGGACCCCGCCTTGGATATCGTCTTCTCCGCCGCCACGGTGCACTATGCCGGCCGCGTCGCGCTGCATCCGCTGGCGCTGACGCTTTCGGAACGGCGCATCGGCGTCGTCGGCCTCAACGGTTCCGGCAAGTCGACCATGGCGCGGCTGATCAACGGGCTGGTAAAGCCGACCGCCGGCACGGTGACGGTCGGCGGCCTCGACACGGTGGCGGACGCCGAAGCGGCGCGCGGCAGGACCGGCTTCATCTTCCAGAACCCGCAGCACCAGATGATCCTGCCGATCCTTGCCGAAGACATCGCCTTCGGCCTGAAGAACCGCGGGCTCGGCAAGGCCGAGATCGCCGAGAAGACCGAGGCGATCCTTGCGCGTTTCGGCATTTCCCATCTTGCGCGCCGCCGCGTGCACGAGCTTTCGGGCGGCGAGACGCAGCTTGGCGCCATTGCCAGCGTGCTCGTCACCGGTCCCGATCTTCTGATTCTCGACGAGCCGACGAACCAGCTGGACCTCAAGAACCGGGCGCTCATCGAACGCACCGTCGCGGCCCTGCCGGAACAGGTTCTCGTCATCACGCACGATCTTGCGCTGCTCGAGAGCTTCGAGCGCGTGCTGGTGTTCAATGAGGGCCGGCTGGCGGCGGATGGCCGCCCGACCGAGGCCATCGCGGCCTACCGGGAGATCGCCGCGTGCTGAACGGGCTTGATATCGATGGCGTCACGCCGCTGCACCGCATGCCGGTGCGCGGCAAGCTGGTGCTGCTCTTCCTCGCCGCCATCGCGCTCTTCGCCGTCGGCGACCTGCGGCTTCTGGCGCCCGCGCTCGGTCTTGCCGCCGCGCTTTACCTCTCGACCGGGATCGGTCCCGCCGAGGCGTTCCGGCGCGTCCGCTTCGTGCTCTTCACGGTTCTCCTCGTGGCGGCGGCAAACTGGTTTCTTCATTCGCCGCATGAGGCCTTCGTCACCTTCTGCCGCCTCTCCGCCCTCGTCATCCTTGCCGCCGCCATCACCGCGACGACGGGCATTTCCGCCTTCATGGACGAGATCACCCGGCTTCTCCTGCCGCTCGAGCGCTTCGGCCTGGTGCGCGCGGCGGATGTCAGCCTGGCGGTCGGTCTCGTCATCCGCTTCGTGCCGGAAATCCTGGCGCGCTATCACGACATCGCCGAGGCGCACCGCGCGCGCGGCCTGCCGGTCCGCCCGCTCACCACGCTGGTGCCGCTGATCATCCTGACGCTGAAGGACGCGGACACGATCGCCATGGCGATTGACGCCCGCGGTTTTCGGCGGCACTAAATGCCCACCCTCTTTTGTCCATCGGGAAATCTGACATGACCACCAGAGACATCGTCCTTGCCGCCCTCTTCGCCGCGATCATCGTGGTGCTCGGGCTGCTGCCGCCGATCACGCTCGGCTTCATTCCGGTGCCGATCACCGCGCAGACGCTCGGCGTCATGCTGGCCGGCTGCATTCTCGGCGCCAAGCGCGGCGCGGCCGCCGTGCTGCTGGTGCTGCTGCTGGCGGCCATCGGCCTGCCGGTCCTCGCCGGCGGACGCGGCGGTCTTGCCGTCTTCGCAACGCCCAGCACCGGCTATCTGATCGGCTGGGTCTTCGGCGCCTTCGTCTGCGGCCTCATTGCCGAGCGTCTGGTGAAGGAAGGCCAGCCCGAGCTTTCGCAATATGCCGGCTTCCTCGCCGCGTCCGTCGTCGGCGGCATCGCCGTCGTCTATCTCTTCGGCATTCCGTGGCTCGCCTATGCCGCCGGCATGACGCTCGGCAATGCCGCGACCGCCTCGCTCGCCTTCGTGCCGGGCGACCTCATCAAGGCCGTCGTCGCCATGCTCGCCGGCCGCGCGGTGCTCGCCGGCTATCCGCTGCTGCCGCAGCGCGCCTGATGCCGCTGTCCGGCGCCATCGAACGGCACGCCGCCACCGATCCCGCGAGCCCGGCCTTCCATCTGGAGGGCCGGGTTCTTTCCTATCGTGCGCTCGCCGCCACCGCGCGGCAGGTCTTCGCCGCACTCACCGCCCTTGCGCCGGAGGGGCACAGCATCATCGGGCCGCAGAACCGGCTCACCGTGATCCTCACCGGCAACCACGCGCTCTTTCCCGCCGCCTTCGCCGCCGCCACCGCCGGCAATAGCTGCGCCGCCCTGATCGATCCGCACCTGCCCGAGACCGTGCGCCAGCGCATGATCGACGCGCTCGATCCCGACCTCCTCGTCACCGCCGAAGGCGATGCGCTGCGGATCCGCAACCCGCGCACGGACACGACGCATCTGGTCGGCGAAAGCACGGCGCTCGACCGTCCCCCGTTGCCCGACGGCGACGACGACGCGCCGTTCCTGATCGTCTTCACCTCCGGCACCACCGCCGATCCGAAACCCATCATCCGCGACCGCCGCTCGTGGCGCGTCAGCCTTGCGACCGGCGCGCCGTTCTTCGGCATCGACCGCGCCTCCACGACCTATGCCCCCGGCCCCCTCGCCCATGGCCTTGCGCTCTATGCCATGACGGAAACGCTGCTGGCCGGCGGGGCCTTCCATTCCGCCCGCGCCTTCGACGCCGCCGAAGCGCTCACCGAAATCCGGCAGGGCGGCATAAGCCGGCTCGTGCTGGTGCCGACGATGCTGCGACGGCTTTGCGCCGGCGCGCCGCTCGAGACGGTGGCGGCGATCACCGTGGCCGGGGCCAAGCTGACGACGGCGGATCATGCGCTCTGCGCGCAGCATTTCCCCAGGGCGGCGCTGCGGGAATATTACGGCGCCTCGGAACTCGGCTTCATCACCGTCACCGCACCCGGCGATGCCGCCTCCTCCACCGCCGTGGGCACAGCCTTTCCCGGCGTCTCCCTGTCCGTTCTCGATGCGGAGGGCAAGGCGCTGCCGGCGGGGGAAACCGGCACGATCTTCGTCGAAAGCCCGCTCGTCGCCACCGGCTATCTCGGCTCCGGCGACGGCGCGGGGCTCGCGCGTTTCGGCGCCCGCGCCACCGTCGGCGATCTCGGTTTCCTGGAGGCGGACGGCACGCTGCACCTGCTCGGCCGCGCCGGCGGCATGGTGCTTTCGGGCGGCAACAACATCTATCCTTCGGAGGTCGAGGCCACGTTGACCGGCCTTGCCGGCATCCGCGCCGCCCATGTCTTCGGCGTCGAGGATGCCGACCTCGGCAGCGCGCTCGTCGCCGTGATCGAGCCCGATGGCGACCTGACGCCTGATAGCCTGAAGGCCGCCATGGCGGCGGTGCTGCCGCGCTACAAGCAGCCGCGCCGCATCTGGCGCTGCCGCGCCCTGCCGGTGACGCCCTCCGGCAAGGTGGAGGCGAAGACGGTGCGGCAATGGGTCATGGAGGCAAATGATGCGCTCGAACCCTTCGTCTGACCCCGCCCGCATCCCCGTCATCGCCGCGGCC
This region includes:
- a CDS encoding energy-coupling factor transporter transmembrane protein EcfT, producing the protein MLNGLDIDGVTPLHRMPVRGKLVLLFLAAIALFAVGDLRLLAPALGLAAALYLSTGIGPAEAFRRVRFVLFTVLLVAAANWFLHSPHEAFVTFCRLSALVILAAAITATTGISAFMDEITRLLLPLERFGLVRAADVSLAVGLVIRFVPEILARYHDIAEAHRARGLPVRPLTTLVPLIILTLKDADTIAMAIDARGFRRH
- a CDS encoding biotin transporter BioY → MTTRDIVLAALFAAIIVVLGLLPPITLGFIPVPITAQTLGVMLAGCILGAKRGAAAVLLVLLLAAIGLPVLAGGRGGLAVFATPSTGYLIGWVFGAFVCGLIAERLVKEGQPELSQYAGFLAASVVGGIAVVYLFGIPWLAYAAGMTLGNAATASLAFVPGDLIKAVVAMLAGRAVLAGYPLLPQRA
- a CDS encoding class I adenylate-forming enzyme family protein, translated to MPLSGAIERHAATDPASPAFHLEGRVLSYRALAATARQVFAALTALAPEGHSIIGPQNRLTVILTGNHALFPAAFAAATAGNSCAALIDPHLPETVRQRMIDALDPDLLVTAEGDALRIRNPRTDTTHLVGESTALDRPPLPDGDDDAPFLIVFTSGTTADPKPIIRDRRSWRVSLATGAPFFGIDRASTTYAPGPLAHGLALYAMTETLLAGGAFHSARAFDAAEALTEIRQGGISRLVLVPTMLRRLCAGAPLETVAAITVAGAKLTTADHALCAQHFPRAALREYYGASELGFITVTAPGDAASSTAVGTAFPGVSLSVLDAEGKALPAGETGTIFVESPLVATGYLGSGDGAGLARFGARATVGDLGFLEADGTLHLLGRAGGMVLSGGNNIYPSEVEATLTGLAGIRAAHVFGVEDADLGSALVAVIEPDGDLTPDSLKAAMAAVLPRYKQPRRIWRCRALPVTPSGKVEAKTVRQWVMEANDALEPFV